Proteins encoded within one genomic window of Rhododendron vialii isolate Sample 1 chromosome 1a, ASM3025357v1:
- the LOC131324828 gene encoding vestitone reductase-like isoform X1 — MEGEDKGSVCVIGGTGYVASWLIMRLLQSGYTVRTTVRSYPDSNEDISYLTNLPGAPEKLEIFAADLNDPESFNGVIRGCTGVFLVAHPVSFEEKVPEEVTNQRAVKGTLGILQACLDSRTVKRVIYTSSAFTVMYNDKSSGIIDERNWTDVDYVRILKPFGESYIISKTLAERAALEFAEAHGLNLVSLIPPMIIGPFICSRCPGSIYTVLALIAGEEDQYKNLPETSMIHVDDVASAHIFLLEHANLTGRYICSPLEVTIDQISEFLSTKYPEYPVPNAEFLKGIEESKYPGLSSKKLLDTGFKFKYGFEEMFNGAIQCCKEKGFT; from the exons atggaagggGAGGACAAGGGTAGTGTCTGCGTAATTGGTGGCACAGGATATGTTGcatcatggctgatcatgagaCTCCTTCAGAGTGGTTATACAGTTCggaccaccgttagatcttacCCTG ACAGCAACGAAGACATAAGCTACCTGACCAACCTCCCAGGGGCACCAGAAAAGCTCGAAATCTTCGCTGCCGATCTCAATGATCCAGAGAGCTTCAATGGAGTCATCAGAGGATGCACCGGAGTCTTCCTCGTCGCTCACCCCGTCAGTTTCGAAGAGAAAGTACCTGAAGAAGTCACAAACCAAAGAGCAGTCAAGGGCACTTTAGGAATTTTACAGGCCTGCCTTGATTCAAGGACAGTGAAGAGAGTCATTTACACTTCTAGTGCATTTACTGTGATGTACAATGACAAGAGTTCAGGCATAATTGATGAAAGAAATTGGACTGATGTAGATTATGTTAGAATTCTAAAGCCCTTTGGGGAGTCTTACATAATTTCCAAGACTTTAGCTGAAAGGGCAGCCCTGGAATTCGCAGAGGCTCATGGTCTGAACCTGGTGAGCTTGATTCCTCCTATGATCATTGGACCCTTCATTTGTTCCAGATGCCCCGGTTCTATTTATACAGTGTTGGCGTTGATTGCTG GTGAAGAGGATCAATACAAAAATCTTCCTGAAACATCCATGATTCATGTTGATGATGTAGCAAGTGCACATATCTTCCTCCTGGAGCACGCTAATCTGACAGGGAGGTACATTTGTTCACCGCTCGAAGTAACAATTGATCAGATATCCGAATTTCTATCAACCAAATACCCAGAATATCCAGTCCCTAATGCTGA atttttaaAGGGCATTGAGGAGTCCAAGTACCCTGGCCTCTCATCCAAGAAACTATTGGATACAGGGTTCAAGTTTAAGTATGGCTTTGAAGAAATGTTTAATGGAGCAATTCAATGCTGCAAAGAAAAGGGGTTTACCTAG
- the LOC131324828 gene encoding vestitone reductase-like isoform X2: MEGEDKGSVCVIGGTGYVASWLIMRLLQSGYTVRTTVRSYPDSNEDISYLTNLPGAPEKLEIFAADLNDPESFNGVIRGCTGVFLVAHPVSFEEKVPEEVTNQRAVKGTLGILQACLDSRTVKRVIYTSSAFTVMYNDKSSGIIDERNWTDVDYVRILKPFGESYIISKTLAERAALEFAEAHGLNLVSLIPPMIIGPFICSRCPGSIYTVLALIAGEEDQYKNLPETSMIHVDDVASAHIFLLEHANLTGRYICSPLEVTIDQISEFLSTKYPEYPVPNAEFLKGIEESKYPGLSSKKLLDTGFKFKYGFEEMFNGAIQCCKEKGFT, translated from the exons atggaagggGAGGACAAGGGTAGTGTCTGCGTAATTGGTGGCACAGGATATGTTGcatcatggctgatcatgagaCTCCTTCAGAGTGGTTATACAGTTCggaccaccgttagatcttacC CAGACAGCAACGAAGACATAAGCTACCTGACCAACCTCCCAGGGGCACCAGAAAAGCTCGAAATCTTCGCTGCCGATCTCAATGATCCAGAGAGCTTCAATGGAGTCATCAGAGGATGCACCGGAGTCTTCCTCGTCGCTCACCCCGTCAGTTTCGAAGAGAAAGTACCTGAAGAAGTCACAAACCAAAGAGCAGTCAAGGGCACTTTAGGAATTTTACAGGCCTGCCTTGATTCAAGGACAGTGAAGAGAGTCATTTACACTTCTAGTGCATTTACTGTGATGTACAATGACAAGAGTTCAGGCATAATTGATGAAAGAAATTGGACTGATGTAGATTATGTTAGAATTCTAAAGCCCTTTGGGGAGTCTTACATAATTTCCAAGACTTTAGCTGAAAGGGCAGCCCTGGAATTCGCAGAGGCTCATGGTCTGAACCTGGTGAGCTTGATTCCTCCTATGATCATTGGACCCTTCATTTGTTCCAGATGCCCCGGTTCTATTTATACAGTGTTGGCGTTGATTGCTG GTGAAGAGGATCAATACAAAAATCTTCCTGAAACATCCATGATTCATGTTGATGATGTAGCAAGTGCACATATCTTCCTCCTGGAGCACGCTAATCTGACAGGGAGGTACATTTGTTCACCGCTCGAAGTAACAATTGATCAGATATCCGAATTTCTATCAACCAAATACCCAGAATATCCAGTCCCTAATGCTGA atttttaaAGGGCATTGAGGAGTCCAAGTACCCTGGCCTCTCATCCAAGAAACTATTGGATACAGGGTTCAAGTTTAAGTATGGCTTTGAAGAAATGTTTAATGGAGCAATTCAATGCTGCAAAGAAAAGGGGTTTACCTAG